A part of Streptomyces sp. NBC_01235 genomic DNA contains:
- a CDS encoding ferredoxin — translation MATEDPAGLEDRELRGSDGETEIQIRTDRELCIGAGMCTLTAPEVFDQDSEDGLVLLLRTRLPRTAPDSEAAHDAAGLCPAEAISIG, via the coding sequence ATGGCCACGGAAGACCCCGCGGGCCTCGAGGATCGTGAACTTCGTGGATCCGACGGGGAGACGGAGATACAGATCCGAACCGACCGGGAGCTCTGCATAGGTGCCGGGATGTGCACCCTGACCGCACCCGAAGTGTTCGACCAGGACAGTGAGGACGGCCTCGTCCTGCTGCTGCGCACTCGGCTGCCGCGCACCGCCCCGGACTCGGAGGCCGCTCACGACGCCGCCGGTCTGTGCCCCGCCGAGGCCATCTCCATCGGGTGA
- a CDS encoding ABC transporter permease has product MSPTMTALRAGWSSGLIELRQSLTNAGDLLNHFLWPVLMLLVTYFVRDVSFGDTGFDLGTLVLPSILGMNSAMAMITMSQLLTMEREDGTLLRAKATPNGVAGYLTGKIVFVTLGLIVDLAIFLIPGLLIVPGLSVGSPDAWLTLLWVLALGLIATLPIGAVLGSAFTSTRSQGLIMMPMMAMIAGSGIFYPVTSMPDWVQVIAQFFPVYWLGLGMRSALLPDSAVAVEIGESWRHLETVAVLGAWAVIGLAVAPFILRRMARRESGSTVAERREKALQRVG; this is encoded by the coding sequence GAGCCCGACCATGACCGCGCTGCGGGCCGGCTGGTCCAGCGGACTGATCGAACTGCGGCAGTCCCTCACCAATGCCGGGGACCTCCTCAACCATTTCCTGTGGCCGGTGCTGATGCTGCTCGTCACCTACTTCGTGCGGGACGTCTCCTTCGGTGACACCGGCTTCGACCTCGGCACGCTCGTCCTCCCGAGCATTCTCGGCATGAACTCCGCGATGGCCATGATCACCATGAGCCAGCTGCTGACGATGGAACGCGAGGACGGCACGCTGCTGCGTGCGAAGGCCACGCCGAACGGGGTGGCCGGCTACCTCACCGGCAAGATCGTCTTCGTCACGCTCGGGCTGATCGTCGACCTTGCGATCTTCCTGATCCCGGGCCTGCTGATCGTCCCCGGACTCTCGGTCGGCAGCCCGGATGCCTGGCTGACCCTGCTGTGGGTGCTGGCTCTGGGCCTGATCGCCACCCTGCCGATCGGGGCGGTGCTGGGCTCGGCGTTCACCAGCACGCGCAGCCAGGGGCTGATCATGATGCCGATGATGGCCATGATTGCCGGCTCGGGCATCTTCTACCCGGTCACCTCGATGCCGGACTGGGTGCAGGTGATCGCCCAGTTCTTCCCGGTCTACTGGCTCGGCCTCGGCATGCGCTCGGCGCTGCTGCCGGACAGTGCGGTGGCCGTCGAGATCGGTGAGTCCTGGCGGCATCTGGAGACCGTGGCCGTGCTCGGCGCCTGGGCCGTGATCGGCCTGGCAGTCGCCCCGTTCATACTGCGCCGTATGGCCCGCCGCGAGTCGGGGTCCACGGTTGCGGAGCGGCGCGAGAAGGCGCTCCAGCGGGTCGGCTGA